Proteins from a genomic interval of Clostridium sp. 'deep sea':
- a CDS encoding S41 family peptidase, whose translation MKNIKKLNAKKIIIVVVSLCLVVALVYFGIVRDYLFRLYSVDQKLEDFNYLCETIEADYCFFEDWEESYPLSFEKLREQFKTKILKTDTDKQFLNLLNEFMIEIRDPHSYLVNPKEFWIIASNIELKREYIGEEAYNTYKELNDLSSENYKYWSRVISHNYKKNKAYSYSSSGYSVKEYPELNTIYVKIPMFTLTTDEREEIKQYLLNKATSNIILDIRDNAGGYIDDWSEYILPAIIKNETSVSKYGLLKRSQVTNELKEQNILELSNLPVATLDPFITANYSHFFEVETKVKPVNSKKGYDKLFLLVNQHCLSASEQLISWVKYSNTGTIVGSKSGGIDSGYSKMYTLPNTKLQVRISNTRILFPDGTIRTVLEGTPPDIECNPQKALEVVLDIIKN comes from the coding sequence GTGAAAAATATTAAAAAACTTAATGCAAAGAAAATCATTATAGTTGTTGTATCTTTATGTTTAGTAGTAGCTTTAGTATATTTTGGCATAGTTAGAGACTATTTATTTAGGTTGTATTCAGTGGATCAAAAGCTGGAAGACTTTAATTACTTATGTGAAACAATTGAAGCTGATTATTGTTTTTTTGAAGATTGGGAAGAGAGTTATCCTTTAAGTTTTGAAAAACTAAGAGAACAATTTAAAACTAAAATATTAAAAACAGATACTGATAAACAATTTTTAAACTTATTAAACGAGTTTATGATAGAAATAAGAGATCCCCATTCTTATCTTGTTAATCCAAAAGAGTTTTGGATAATAGCTTCTAATATAGAGTTAAAAAGAGAGTACATAGGTGAAGAAGCATACAATACATACAAAGAATTAAATGATTTAAGTAGTGAGAATTATAAGTATTGGAGTAGAGTGATATCTCATAACTATAAAAAGAATAAGGCTTATTCATATTCAAGTAGCGGATATTCAGTAAAAGAATATCCAGAATTAAATACAATATATGTAAAGATTCCAATGTTTACGTTAACTACAGATGAGCGAGAAGAAATTAAACAGTATTTATTAAATAAAGCAACATCAAATATTATTCTTGATATCAGAGACAATGCTGGTGGTTATATTGATGATTGGTCTGAATATATCTTACCTGCAATTATAAAGAACGAAACTAGCGTATCAAAATATGGGCTATTAAAGAGAAGCCAAGTTACCAATGAACTTAAGGAACAGAACATTCTTGAGCTTAGTAACCTACCAGTGGCAACTCTTGATCCATTTATCACAGCTAATTATTCACATTTTTTTGAAGTTGAAACTAAAGTAAAACCTGTTAACAGTAAAAAAGGATATGATAAATTATTTTTACTGGTTAATCAACATTGTTTATCTGCATCAGAGCAATTAATTAGCTGGGTTAAATACTCCAATACAGGTACAATTGTTGGCTCAAAATCAGGTGGAATAGATTCAGGCTATAGTAAAATGTATACCCTACCAAATACAAAATTACAAGTAAGAATATCTAATACCCGAATACTGTTTCCAGATGGCACTATACGAACTGTTCTTGAGGGAACCCCACCCGATATTGAGTGCAATCCTCAAAAGGCATTAGAAGTGGTATTGGATATTATTAAAAACTAA